A window from Prochlorococcus marinus CUG1435 encodes these proteins:
- a CDS encoding phosphoglucomutase/phosphomannomutase family protein, which translates to MTADKLDKIKFGTDGWRGIIGFDFNLSNLSRVVVASCQELHYQYYKEVNSKKIIIGYDRRFMACEFAKQIVPFVRGCGLEPLLSNSFVTTPSCSFYAKEFRCLGALVITASHNPYNWLGLKIKSFNGCSVDESFTSEIEKRLMLGNSIEKVDGANQLVDIKKFHLDRIKSHFDIDFISSRLKKMKLRIFVDSMHGSAANCMAEIFASNDLEVLSEIRKDSDPFFGGKPPEPLLNYVDDLNQILRKNSANEEKTLGIIFDGDGDRIAAIDEKGRYSSTQDLIPYFISYLGEIKNNSYPVLKTVSGSDIIKNISESQNRDVFELPVGFKYIAEKMIKEKIFIGGEESGGVGFGDFMPERDAVYAAMVLLNGIAEKSQYLYETLDEIQEDFGPSFYKRIDIKFLNQSKKNNVKEFIINNIPEKINNHKLKSISKIDGIKLRIDKNFWLLFRFSGTEPLLRLYCEAPKESYLDELLDWGQVFINLAGK; encoded by the coding sequence TTGACAGCTGACAAATTAGATAAGATAAAATTTGGAACTGATGGGTGGAGAGGAATTATTGGATTTGATTTTAATTTATCCAACCTTTCGAGAGTTGTTGTTGCTTCATGCCAGGAGTTGCATTATCAATACTATAAAGAAGTTAATTCAAAGAAAATTATTATTGGATATGATCGTAGATTTATGGCTTGTGAATTTGCCAAGCAAATAGTACCTTTTGTAAGAGGATGTGGTTTAGAACCGCTCTTATCTAATAGCTTTGTTACAACTCCCTCTTGTAGTTTCTATGCCAAAGAATTCAGATGTCTTGGAGCATTAGTAATTACAGCAAGTCATAATCCATATAATTGGCTAGGTCTGAAAATAAAGAGCTTTAACGGATGTTCTGTTGACGAATCTTTTACAAGTGAAATTGAAAAAAGATTAATGCTTGGAAATTCAATTGAAAAAGTAGATGGTGCTAATCAATTGGTAGATATTAAGAAATTTCATTTAGATAGAATAAAATCCCATTTTGATATTGACTTTATTTCCAGTAGATTGAAAAAAATGAAATTGAGAATTTTTGTAGATTCTATGCATGGTTCAGCTGCAAATTGTATGGCTGAGATTTTTGCTTCTAATGATCTAGAAGTTCTTTCAGAAATCAGGAAAGATTCTGATCCTTTTTTTGGAGGAAAACCTCCTGAACCTCTTTTAAATTATGTAGATGATCTAAATCAAATACTAAGGAAAAATTCAGCAAATGAAGAGAAAACTCTAGGAATTATATTTGATGGTGATGGTGACAGAATCGCGGCAATTGATGAAAAAGGAAGATACTCTAGCACTCAAGATTTAATCCCATACTTTATTAGCTATTTGGGCGAAATTAAAAATAATTCTTATCCAGTTTTAAAGACTGTTAGTGGTTCAGATATTATTAAGAATATTTCAGAGAGTCAAAATAGAGATGTTTTTGAACTTCCAGTTGGCTTTAAATATATTGCTGAAAAAATGATTAAAGAGAAAATATTTATTGGAGGAGAAGAATCTGGGGGAGTTGGTTTTGGTGACTTTATGCCTGAAAGAGATGCTGTATATGCAGCGATGGTTTTATTAAATGGAATTGCTGAAAAATCTCAATATTTATATGAAACCTTAGATGAAATTCAAGAAGATTTTGGACCAAGTTTTTATAAAAGAATTGATATTAAATTTCTAAATCAGTCAAAAAAAAATAACGTAAAAGAATTTATAATAAATAATATTCCTGAGAAGATTAATAATCACAAGTTAAAAAGTATCTCAAAGATTGATGGAATAAAGTTGAGAATTGATAAAAATTTTTGGCTTCTTTTTAGGTTTTCAGGAACGGAACCTCTATTAAGGTTATATTGTGAAGCACCAAAAGAATCTTATTTAGATGAGTTATTAGATTGGGGTCAAGTATTTATAAATTTGGCAGGAAAATAA
- the tgt gene encoding tRNA guanosine(34) transglycosylase Tgt has translation MFEFEITSNCNNTGARTGIFHTPNGPVNTPKFMPVGTLATVKGISSKQLISTGAEMILSNTFHLHLQPGEKLVKESGGIHKFMNWPKPILTDSGGYQVFSLAKLNNISDKGVEFKNPRDGSYVFLSPEKVIQIQMDLGSDVAMAFDHCPPHTANENDIEDSLQRTHAWLQKCVETHQKSNQALFGIVQGGKYPRLREYSAKYTSSFDLPGIAVGGVSVGEAVEEIHSVINYVPKFLPINKPRYLMGIGSLREISLAIANGFDIFDCVLPTRLGRHGTAFFNDERLNLRNARFKNDFSPIDKTCKCETCKSYSRAYLHHLIRNDEILGLTLISLHNIAHLIRFTNSISTAIRDNCFTNDFAPWKTSSIAHHTW, from the coding sequence GTGTTTGAATTTGAAATTACATCGAATTGTAATAATACAGGGGCAAGAACTGGTATTTTTCATACACCAAATGGTCCGGTAAATACACCAAAATTTATGCCCGTGGGTACTTTGGCAACGGTAAAAGGAATTTCATCTAAGCAGTTAATCTCTACAGGGGCAGAAATGATTCTCTCAAATACCTTTCATCTTCATTTACAACCTGGAGAAAAACTAGTAAAAGAATCTGGCGGAATACATAAGTTCATGAATTGGCCTAAGCCTATTCTTACTGATTCAGGAGGATATCAAGTTTTTAGCTTGGCCAAATTAAATAATATTTCTGATAAAGGTGTGGAATTTAAAAATCCAAGAGATGGTAGTTATGTATTTTTATCACCTGAAAAAGTAATACAGATTCAAATGGATCTTGGATCGGATGTTGCGATGGCTTTTGATCATTGTCCTCCGCATACAGCTAATGAAAATGATATTGAGGACTCTTTGCAAAGAACTCATGCATGGTTGCAAAAATGTGTTGAGACTCATCAGAAATCTAATCAAGCATTATTCGGCATAGTTCAAGGTGGCAAGTATCCGAGACTGAGAGAATATAGCGCCAAATATACAAGTTCTTTTGACCTGCCTGGAATAGCAGTGGGAGGTGTAAGCGTTGGTGAGGCAGTCGAAGAAATACATAGTGTAATTAATTACGTCCCGAAATTCTTACCAATAAATAAACCAAGATATTTAATGGGAATTGGCTCTTTAAGAGAAATTTCTTTAGCTATTGCTAATGGATTCGATATATTTGACTGCGTTTTGCCTACAAGACTAGGAAGACATGGGACTGCATTTTTTAATGATGAAAGATTGAATTTGCGAAATGCTCGATTTAAAAATGACTTTTCTCCGATTGACAAAACTTGTAAATGCGAGACCTGTAAATCCTATTCTCGAGCATATTTGCATCATCTAATTAGAAATGACGAAATATTAGGCCTAACCCTCATAAGTTTGCATAATATTGCTCACTTAATAAGATTTACCAATTCAATTTCTACTGCAATTAGAGATAATTGTTTTACAAATGATTTCGCTCCTTGGAAAACATCCTCTATTGCTCACCATACGTGGTAA
- a CDS encoding photosystem II reaction center protein K: MLTLFNTFAELPEAYKAFAPTVDVLPLIPLFFFLLVFVWQAAVGFK; this comes from the coding sequence GTGCTCACTCTATTTAATACATTCGCTGAATTGCCTGAGGCTTACAAAGCCTTTGCTCCAACTGTTGATGTTCTTCCACTTATTCCTTTGTTTTTCTTTTTATTGGTATTTGTTTGGCAAGCTGCAGTTGGATTTAAATAA
- the rdgB gene encoding RdgB/HAM1 family non-canonical purine NTP pyrophosphatase, protein MKNLYLASKNKGKIEEYKKLLAGVNCKLLLQPESLEVEEDGLTFRDNAIKKASEVSRKTNNFSIADDSGICIEALDGKPGIYSSRYAENDQKRIERVLKELDGVQNRSAFFIANICVCSPNGEVIIESEAKCHGNIILNPRGKGGFGYDPIFEEISTRLTFAEMNNDIKDSCSHRGKALKEVIPDLIEIFS, encoded by the coding sequence ATGAAAAATTTATATTTAGCGAGTAAGAATAAAGGTAAAATTGAAGAATATAAGAAATTACTTGCTGGAGTTAATTGTAAATTATTACTTCAGCCAGAATCATTAGAAGTTGAAGAGGATGGACTGACATTTAGAGATAATGCAATTAAAAAAGCGAGTGAAGTTTCGAGAAAAACAAATAATTTCTCAATAGCAGATGATTCAGGAATTTGTATCGAAGCACTAGATGGGAAGCCTGGCATTTACTCATCTAGATATGCAGAAAATGATCAGAAGAGAATTGAACGGGTTTTAAAAGAACTTGATGGAGTTCAAAACAGAAGTGCTTTCTTTATTGCCAATATTTGTGTTTGTTCACCAAATGGTGAAGTAATTATTGAATCTGAAGCCAAATGTCATGGCAATATTATCTTAAACCCAAGAGGAAAAGGTGGTTTTGGGTATGACCCAATTTTTGAGGAGATTTCTACCAGATTAACTTTCGCAGAAATGAATAATGATATTAAAGACTCTTGTAGTCATAGAGGTAAAGCATTAAAAGAAGTTATTCCAGATTTAATTGAAATTTTTTCTTAA
- the hisB gene encoding imidazoleglycerol-phosphate dehydratase HisB: MSSQRRSEIKRKTNETDISVFINIDGNGISEIDTGIPFLDHMLHQISSHGLFDLKITAIGDTHIDDHHTNEDVGIALGKAFSKALGERKGISRFGHFFAPLDEALVQVTLDCSGRPHLSYDLQLKAPRIGNYDTELVREFFIAFVNNSGITLHINQIRGSNSHHIVEACFKAFSRAMRMATEIDLRRTDSIPSSKGMLENPTK; encoded by the coding sequence ATGTCATCTCAAAGGCGATCTGAAATAAAAAGAAAAACGAATGAAACAGATATTTCTGTATTTATAAACATAGATGGCAATGGAATTTCTGAAATTGATACCGGAATACCATTCTTAGACCATATGCTTCATCAAATATCAAGTCATGGTTTATTCGATTTAAAAATAACAGCAATTGGAGATACCCATATTGATGATCATCATACAAATGAAGATGTTGGAATCGCATTAGGTAAAGCATTTTCAAAAGCTTTGGGAGAAAGAAAAGGAATAAGCAGATTTGGACATTTCTTTGCCCCATTAGATGAAGCATTAGTTCAAGTCACTTTAGACTGTTCTGGAAGACCACATCTATCTTATGATCTTCAATTAAAAGCTCCTAGAATAGGAAACTATGATACTGAACTAGTTAGAGAGTTTTTTATTGCTTTTGTAAATAACAGCGGTATTACTCTGCATATTAATCAAATACGAGGTAGTAATTCACATCATATAGTTGAGGCTTGCTTTAAAGCTTTTTCAAGAGCAATGAGAATGGCCACCGAAATAGATCTGAGAAGAACTGATTCAATTCCAAGCAGTAAAGGCATGCTAGAAAATCCAACAAAATAG
- a CDS encoding carotenoid oxygenase family protein, with protein sequence MTNLQDKKIDKIKSFNKEDWSSAYQNVENELTNEPLIISRGKILKSLNGTLLRNGPGILKRGGQWVHHPFDGDGMITSIKFENGQPFLTNRFVKTKGYLEEEKINKFIYRGVFGTQKSGGIINNALDLKFKNIANTHVVKLGDEILALWEAAGPHALDPDTLDTIGLTTLKGVLGPNEAFSAHPKTDLNSNASSELLVTFGVQTGPKSTIRLMEFNNAGTNSGELIFDRKDTFNGFAFLHDFAITTNWAIFLQNAIDFNPLPFVMGQRGAAQCLKSNPNKKAKFFIIPRESGLFRGQPPLTIDAPEGFVFHHVNAFEKDSKIVLDSIFYDDFPSVGPDENFRDIDFDKYPEGKLKRSIIDLKKKTSELETLSEQCCEFAVVNPKNLGLTTTFSWMASTSQKMGNAPLQAIKKINLTSKEETYWSAGPSGFVSEPIMVPSENSSKEDEGFLFILLWNGERRGSDLVILNAKDLKELAVYELPIAIPHGLHGSWVN encoded by the coding sequence GTGACTAATTTACAAGATAAAAAAATTGATAAAATTAAAAGTTTTAATAAAGAAGACTGGTCCAGTGCGTATCAAAATGTAGAAAATGAGCTAACCAATGAGCCTTTAATAATTAGCAGAGGGAAAATTCTTAAAAGTTTAAACGGAACATTATTAAGAAATGGACCAGGGATATTAAAGAGAGGAGGACAATGGGTTCATCATCCATTTGATGGTGATGGTATGATCACATCCATAAAATTCGAAAATGGTCAGCCATTCTTAACAAATAGATTTGTTAAAACTAAAGGTTATCTGGAAGAAGAAAAAATAAATAAATTTATTTATAGAGGTGTTTTCGGGACCCAAAAAAGCGGCGGAATTATAAATAATGCATTAGATCTAAAATTTAAGAATATCGCTAATACTCATGTCGTTAAATTAGGAGATGAAATTCTCGCATTATGGGAAGCAGCTGGTCCACATGCATTGGATCCTGATACTCTTGACACTATTGGTTTAACAACATTAAAAGGTGTACTCGGGCCTAACGAAGCGTTCAGTGCTCATCCCAAAACAGACCTAAACTCAAATGCATCTTCAGAACTTTTAGTCACTTTTGGAGTACAAACCGGGCCAAAAAGTACCATTAGATTAATGGAATTTAATAATGCTGGTACAAATTCTGGAGAGCTTATTTTCGACAGAAAAGATACCTTTAATGGCTTTGCATTCCTTCATGATTTCGCAATTACAACTAATTGGGCAATATTTTTACAGAATGCTATTGATTTCAATCCTCTTCCATTTGTAATGGGTCAAAGAGGAGCAGCACAATGTCTAAAGTCAAACCCAAATAAAAAGGCAAAGTTTTTTATCATTCCCAGAGAAAGTGGATTATTTAGAGGTCAACCACCGTTAACAATAGATGCTCCAGAAGGATTCGTTTTTCATCATGTAAATGCATTTGAAAAAGATTCCAAAATCGTATTAGATAGTATTTTTTATGATGATTTCCCATCAGTTGGTCCAGACGAAAATTTTAGGGATATTGACTTTGATAAATATCCAGAAGGAAAACTGAAAAGATCAATTATCGATCTAAAGAAAAAAACTAGTGAACTTGAAACTTTAAGCGAACAATGTTGTGAATTTGCGGTTGTTAATCCTAAAAACTTAGGATTAACAACAACTTTTAGTTGGATGGCAAGCACATCTCAAAAGATGGGTAACGCTCCACTTCAAGCAATAAAAAAAATAAATTTAACTTCTAAGGAAGAGACTTATTGGTCAGCAGGTCCAAGTGGATTCGTAAGTGAACCAATTATGGTTCCATCAGAAAACTCTTCAAAAGAAGATGAGGGATTTTTATTTATACTTCTATGGAACGGAGAAAGAAGAGGAAGCGATTTAGTGATCTTAAACGCAAAAGACTTAAAAGAATTAGCTGTTTATGAATTACCCATTGCAATTCCTCATGGCCTTCATGGATCTTGGGTTAATTGA
- a CDS encoding tRNA-modifying protein YgfZ, producing the protein MQDIKKKFWLEKFDCFSITGKDARKFLNGITTGNILDSENKVIKTCWLNPNGVLRALIEIIFLERNLEVIILAGNTNEIIDFFNLIIFPADDVLLSEPFFVNRIQEIDESSSWRTYKPIFFKTEDEEFEIYKNKLNLLNPNDLKLWKINQAIPSLEMEINGKNNPLELGLQDLIDFNKGCYLGQETMSKIKNVSSLKQEIRIWQSFESNLNLDVEDKNLYINSVKDISVGKITSFFKSDSQIKGLAMIKRKYLEEGSYFFSEIFGKIIINKSVGSIFL; encoded by the coding sequence ATGCAAGATATAAAAAAAAAGTTTTGGCTTGAAAAATTTGATTGTTTTTCTATTACTGGAAAAGATGCCAGAAAATTTTTGAATGGAATAACAACTGGTAATATTCTTGATTCAGAAAATAAAGTTATCAAAACTTGTTGGTTAAATCCAAATGGGGTTCTAAGGGCATTAATTGAAATTATTTTTTTAGAAAGAAACTTAGAAGTAATTATCTTGGCGGGTAACACTAATGAAATAATTGATTTCTTTAATCTAATTATTTTTCCAGCGGACGATGTCCTTCTAAGTGAACCTTTCTTTGTAAATAGAATTCAGGAAATTGATGAATCTAGTTCATGGAGAACTTACAAGCCTATTTTCTTCAAAACAGAAGATGAAGAATTTGAAATATATAAAAATAAACTAAATTTACTAAATCCCAATGATTTAAAACTTTGGAAAATTAATCAGGCAATACCCTCATTAGAAATGGAAATAAACGGAAAAAATAATCCTCTTGAGCTTGGATTACAAGATCTTATAGATTTTAATAAAGGTTGTTATTTAGGACAAGAAACAATGTCCAAAATAAAAAATGTTTCTTCTTTAAAACAGGAAATAAGAATTTGGCAATCGTTTGAATCTAATTTGAATTTAGACGTAGAAGATAAAAATTTATATATAAATTCTGTCAAGGATATTTCTGTAGGCAAAATCACTAGTTTTTTTAAATCAGATTCTCAAATAAAAGGGTTAGCAATGATAAAAAGAAAATACTTAGAGGAAGGAAGTTATTTTTTTTCAGAAATTTTTGGAAAAATTATTATTAATAAATCTGTAGGATCAATTTTTCTTTAA
- a CDS encoding TM0106 family RecB-like putative nuclease yields the protein MNSLHLKSFTRCKRKAWLDFKGKKSYEVWSPHKAIEKINQFQIFSEFCNSEIYTGLKACENGYQGVIGFKIKGNLIQNINAEIRPQLLVKTKGKSIWGKYKYLPAVYKLGHKTTKEHLFDLAFSSMLLESFQESKIEKGLVISSSNKKVNVEEIYLNKKLRKKVLNVFLNLNECLEGFMPEITQDRKKCTICSWQKFCDKEAKENGYLTDIDGIGSKTAILLIKNRISNIQTLASYSEKLLGEKLSKFNDQKHEKASLFVKQAQAYISGKPYRISNKNDTNDLLEKTCSGFYIFDIESNPDEKHDFLYGFLKINNLFTKKEDLIYKPILNLNNKGESYMTIIEILSSQKEWPVLHYGETEKIAIINIAKNLNFSFEEIDSLASRFIDLHTLIRKSWILPLKNYSLKTVSNWLGFEWMQKNVSGSKALYWWIQYQITENEIFLKKIIEYNKDDCLATLQIAEYLIKNQLKKN from the coding sequence TTGAATTCTCTTCATTTAAAAAGTTTTACAAGATGCAAAAGAAAAGCATGGCTAGATTTTAAGGGTAAAAAATCTTATGAAGTTTGGTCTCCTCATAAAGCTATAGAAAAAATTAATCAGTTTCAAATTTTCTCTGAATTTTGTAATAGTGAAATATACACAGGATTAAAAGCCTGTGAAAATGGCTATCAAGGGGTAATTGGATTTAAAATCAAAGGGAATCTTATCCAAAATATTAACGCAGAGATACGTCCACAATTACTTGTAAAGACTAAAGGTAAAAGTATATGGGGAAAATATAAATATTTACCTGCTGTTTATAAGTTAGGCCACAAAACCACTAAAGAACATTTATTCGACTTAGCTTTTAGTTCTATGCTGTTGGAATCTTTTCAAGAATCTAAAATTGAGAAAGGATTAGTAATTTCAAGTAGTAATAAAAAGGTTAATGTTGAAGAAATCTATTTAAATAAAAAATTAAGAAAAAAAGTTTTGAATGTTTTTCTAAATTTGAATGAATGCTTGGAGGGATTTATGCCAGAAATAACTCAAGATAGGAAAAAATGTACTATTTGTTCATGGCAAAAATTTTGTGACAAAGAAGCAAAAGAAAATGGATATCTAACAGATATAGATGGAATAGGATCCAAAACGGCCATATTACTCATAAAAAATCGAATATCTAATATCCAAACATTAGCTTCTTATAGCGAAAAACTACTTGGAGAGAAATTATCTAAATTCAATGATCAAAAACATGAAAAAGCGTCCTTATTTGTAAAGCAAGCACAAGCTTATATTTCTGGGAAACCATATCGCATTTCCAATAAAAATGATACTAACGATTTACTAGAAAAAACATGTTCGGGATTTTATATATTTGATATTGAGTCAAATCCAGATGAAAAGCATGACTTTTTATATGGTTTTTTAAAAATAAATAATTTATTTACAAAAAAAGAAGATCTTATCTATAAACCAATTTTAAATCTCAACAACAAAGGAGAATCTTACATGACAATTATTGAAATCCTTTCTTCACAGAAGGAATGGCCAGTTTTACATTATGGAGAAACTGAAAAGATAGCAATAATTAATATTGCTAAAAACCTAAATTTTAGTTTTGAAGAAATTGATTCACTTGCCTCAAGATTTATAGACTTACATACCTTAATACGAAAGTCTTGGATATTACCGCTAAAAAACTATAGTTTAAAAACTGTTTCTAATTGGCTTGGATTTGAATGGATGCAGAAAAATGTGAGTGGCTCGAAAGCTCTTTATTGGTGGATCCAATATCAAATTACAGAAAACGAAATATTTTTAAAAAAAATTATCGAATATAATAAAGATGATTGTTTGGCTACTCTACAAATTGCAGAATATTTAATCAAAAATCAATTAAAGAAAAATTGA
- a CDS encoding HlyC/CorC family transporter, whose translation MKITLLLFILFFPAFFAASELSFLLIRPSKVLRLIEEKKKGAFSILKIQKRFRSSLIASQFGVTISLIAIGWLSNSVANDYWTKNILPNRIYDLVLFLFIVLVVTLVSGLIPKAIVINNPESAALRLTSIFDAVRKGMQPIVTIIEFFASACLGLFNLNNKWDSLNSGLSASELETLIETDNVTGLKPDEKNILEGVFALKDTQVKEVMIPRSEMVTLPKNITFSELMKQVDKTRHARFFVIDESLDDVLGVLDLRYLAKPISKGEMQADTLLEPFLLPVTKIIETSSLAEILPIVREYNPFLLVVDEHGGTEGLITAADLNGEIVGEEMLNSRIYSDMKMLDNFSRKWSITGKSEIIDINKKLGCSIPEGTDYYTLAGFLLEKFQMVPKIGDVLDFNNIKFEVISMSGPKIDRVKIILP comes from the coding sequence ATGAAAATAACTCTACTTTTATTTATTTTATTTTTCCCAGCTTTTTTCGCAGCGAGTGAACTTTCTTTTTTATTGATAAGGCCAAGCAAAGTTTTAAGACTAATAGAAGAAAAAAAGAAAGGAGCATTTTCAATTCTAAAAATTCAAAAGCGATTTAGATCTTCCTTAATTGCTTCTCAATTTGGAGTAACAATTTCGTTGATTGCAATTGGATGGCTCAGCAATAGCGTAGCGAATGATTATTGGACAAAAAATATTTTGCCAAATAGAATTTATGATCTTGTACTATTTTTATTTATTGTTTTAGTAGTTACTCTTGTTTCTGGACTAATTCCTAAGGCAATTGTAATCAACAATCCAGAATCTGCAGCATTAAGGTTAACCAGCATATTTGATGCTGTAAGAAAAGGTATGCAACCTATAGTTACGATTATTGAATTCTTTGCCAGCGCCTGTTTAGGTTTATTTAATTTAAATAACAAATGGGATTCCTTAAATTCGGGTTTATCAGCAAGTGAATTAGAAACTCTTATAGAAACAGATAATGTTACAGGTTTAAAACCAGATGAAAAAAATATTCTTGAGGGAGTTTTTGCTTTAAAAGATACACAGGTAAAAGAAGTAATGATTCCACGATCTGAAATGGTAACTTTGCCAAAAAATATAACCTTCTCAGAACTCATGAAACAAGTAGACAAAACTCGACATGCACGCTTCTTCGTTATTGATGAGTCTCTAGATGATGTATTAGGAGTATTAGATTTGCGTTATTTGGCTAAGCCAATATCAAAGGGAGAAATGCAAGCCGATACATTATTGGAACCCTTCCTATTACCAGTAACAAAAATAATAGAAACAAGTTCATTAGCAGAAATATTACCAATAGTCAGAGAATACAATCCTTTTTTACTAGTAGTTGATGAACACGGTGGAACAGAGGGGCTCATAACTGCAGCTGATCTAAATGGAGAAATAGTTGGAGAAGAAATGCTAAATAGTAGAATTTATTCAGATATGAAAATGTTAGATAATTTCTCTAGAAAATGGTCAATAACTGGAAAATCAGAAATTATAGATATCAATAAAAAGTTAGGATGTTCTATTCCAGAGGGTACAGATTATTATACCCTTGCTGGATTTCTACTTGAAAAATTTCAAATGGTTCCAAAAATTGGAGACGTTTTAGATTTCAATAACATTAAATTTGAAGTTATTTCTATGTCAGGTCCGAAAATTGATCGTGTTAAAATTATTCTTCCTTAA
- a CDS encoding Gfo/Idh/MocA family oxidoreductase, whose amino-acid sequence MKPTSLPVKVGVIGIGNMGWHHARVLSLLKDANLIGVADPNEERGKLAIEQFQCEWFRNYKDLIPKVDAICIAVPTLLHHKVGLDCLNEGINVLIEKPIAANELEAKSLIEAANASKCLLQVGHIERFNPAFRELNKIVNNEEIVVLEARRHSPHANRANDVSVVMDLMIHDIDLILELVNSKIQKLAAVGGRNSEGLIDYVNATLVFKNNVIASLTASKMSHKKIRNLSAHCQNSLVETDFLNHSLQIHRKSHESYTAEHGELVYRNDGYVEEVSTTSIEPLYAELEHFLKCVQGKETPEVDGEQASRALKIADFIESAVDNSGDAILLENPF is encoded by the coding sequence ATGAAACCAACCTCATTACCCGTAAAGGTTGGAGTCATAGGTATAGGAAATATGGGATGGCATCATGCTCGAGTATTAAGTTTACTCAAAGATGCAAATCTCATTGGAGTTGCAGACCCAAATGAAGAAAGAGGCAAATTAGCTATCGAGCAATTTCAATGTGAATGGTTCAGAAATTATAAGGACTTAATTCCAAAAGTTGATGCTATTTGTATCGCTGTACCCACACTACTTCATCATAAGGTAGGACTAGATTGTCTAAATGAAGGTATTAACGTTCTCATTGAAAAACCAATTGCAGCTAATGAGTTGGAAGCGAAATCCTTAATAGAGGCGGCTAATGCAAGTAAATGTCTTTTACAAGTTGGGCATATTGAAAGATTTAATCCTGCTTTTAGAGAATTAAATAAAATAGTTAATAATGAAGAAATTGTTGTTTTAGAAGCGAGGAGGCATAGTCCTCATGCAAACAGAGCAAATGATGTATCTGTAGTAATGGATTTAATGATTCATGACATTGATCTTATTTTAGAGCTTGTAAATTCAAAAATACAAAAATTAGCAGCTGTTGGAGGAAGAAATAGCGAAGGATTAATAGATTATGTTAATGCTACTTTAGTTTTTAAAAATAATGTTATTGCAAGCTTAACTGCCAGCAAAATGAGTCATAAAAAAATTAGAAATTTAAGTGCTCACTGCCAAAACAGTCTAGTAGAAACTGATTTCTTAAATCACTCTTTACAAATCCATCGAAAGTCTCATGAATCATACACAGCAGAGCATGGAGAATTAGTTTATAGAAATGATGGATATGTTGAAGAAGTTAGCACAACCTCCATAGAACCTCTTTATGCAGAACTGGAGCATTTTCTTAAATGCGTTCAGGGAAAAGAAACTCCTGAGGTAGATGGTGAGCAAGCCTCAAGAGCATTAAAAATTGCTGATTTTATAGAGAGTGCTGTAGATAATTCTGGAGATGCGATTTTACTTGAAAACCCCTTCTAA
- the pyrE gene encoding orotate phosphoribosyltransferase — protein sequence MANFSEKYDLNKAKLLRLLIEKSYKQGNFTLASGKKSSHYLNCKPVSLNGEGLNLISNLFFDLKDSRSKAVAGMTLGADPLVSGLIVKAASQGQNLDGLIIRKEIKSYGTKAGIEGPILEEATLVTVLEDVVTTAGSVIKAIKKLRENDYVVEEVLSIVDRQEGGLEALNDENVKLKSLFTIKDFL from the coding sequence ATGGCTAATTTTTCGGAAAAGTATGATTTGAATAAAGCCAAATTACTAAGACTGTTAATTGAAAAATCCTATAAGCAAGGAAACTTCACTTTAGCTTCCGGTAAAAAAAGTAGTCATTATTTAAATTGTAAACCTGTTTCTTTAAATGGCGAAGGTCTCAACTTAATAAGTAATTTATTTTTTGATTTAAAAGACTCAAGGTCTAAGGCAGTAGCAGGAATGACATTAGGCGCAGATCCTCTAGTAAGTGGATTAATTGTAAAGGCAGCTTCTCAAGGTCAAAACCTTGATGGGTTAATAATTAGGAAAGAAATCAAAAGTTACGGCACCAAAGCTGGAATAGAGGGCCCTATATTAGAAGAAGCCACCTTGGTAACTGTCTTGGAGGATGTGGTTACAACTGCTGGTTCAGTTATAAAAGCTATAAAAAAGTTAAGAGAAAATGATTATGTTGTTGAGGAAGTTTTGTCTATAGTTGATAGGCAAGAAGGGGGATTAGAAGCCCTTAATGATGAAAATGTTAAATTGAAGAGTCTTTTTACAATAAAAGACTTTTTATGA